GAGTTGGAGAGCAAGCCTAATTCACCTCCTCCGTCTCAATTTTAGTCACAATCACGTGAAACAAAGCACCCCCGAATTCCCGTCAAAGTTACCAAGTACTCGTACTGTATCACTCACTGCAGTCAGTTTAGCCACGCTGCGGCAGCAAGCACAAGCCTTAACATGTCAAGTTCTCAGCAAAATTATCTGTCCCGATAAAGTTAACAAACATTACGCTCAATTTCGCCCTATTGATTTCCATTTGATGCCAAAAGGCCAGACAACAGACAAGTGCCCAAATTAAATAAAGAGTTCAAAGTACTCGAAGTTTCCAACAAGGAACAAACGGCCTTTGCCAACATCAGTTTGGGACTACATCTAAAAAACTAACTCCCTTGCAAGAAAAACCCCTACACTGCACTGCAAAATTTACAGGCCCTCGCAGCGACCACTGATCAAAGAAGGCAACACAACACTACATTACTATTTGAACAAAAAGTTGCCTGCCCATGAGTCCTGTACAGAGCAGGAAACTCTGAAGCAAGTCTCAGAGCAGCTGTGGCGAGGAAGGTGCTGGCGGGCGCTTGCCAAGGCTCAAGTTGAGGTCCACTTCCCCACTAACTTCTGCCCTTGGAGCCCATCCAATCTGTTCCTGATGCACCGGAAACAGCTCCAGGCAGGCTTCAGAATCGGCAGCAGGGTCGCTATGTCCCATGGCCATGGACACAAAATCGAAGGCCTGTGGGGACTCATGCTTGGCGTCAGGGTTCAGTGCAGAAGACACAACTCCAGTGCTGCTGCCTGTGACAGAATCAGTCGTTGCAATCTGTTCCGGCACTGGGAATAACACTGCACCTTCACTGACCATCTCCTGGATGAGTTGTTGAGATCTGGGTGTCCGGACAGTGATAAATCCAAAAAGCTTTGTGGTGGAAGGTTCTGAGTCTGGGTGGGCTTGTTTGATGCAATGCTCAGCAGGTATAGCAGCACTTGATTGTTTGGTACTTGAGGCATTCCACTGAGGTGAAGAGGTGAAGTCTTCTTGCTGCTCCGCGTCTCCAGGAGCATGCAATTTACAGTCAGTTCTTGGCTGCACAGAGCTGTTTGATCCAGCTTTTGAAGAGTCCAGCTTAGCAGGGGACCAACTGCTACTAAGTGGGGTAATACCTTCACTCGTGGCAACTTTCATAGTGTCATTTTGTACCTCAGGGTGACCCTTCACCTGCAGCTGATCCTCAGCATCCACAACATGCTTCACAGCAAAAGTTTCTTTGCCCGATACCTCATACAATGCTTCATCTTGTTGGTCCAAAAGATTATGTTCTTGATGTTGCCCTTCCCCTGTCGCATGCACTGAACCATCCTGCTCTTCAGCATGAACACCATTGTCAAGAATATCTTTTCTTTGCCTAAACACTCCCCACAGGTAGTGTTTCCCCTGGAAAACTGAAGTTCAAAAGAATTTGATCAGTAATAGGAAAAGGTCAGCAAAAGATTCCAATATAAGACAAGAAATATCAAAAGCAATGCTGGTTCATATGAAAAGGGTTTTAAATATGAAAAGAAACAGGTGTTTGCAtagcatttttttttttgtggtggtggtggtggtgggtgggATGGCATTCTCCAACTGCGACACTTACAATGATATTGTTCTGGCAATAGGACAGAGGGGAATATCAGTAACTCTGCAATACCAGCAGTAACCTGTAAGGCATCATCACTCTTGATAATTCTGTTAAGTCTGGTTAAGTCCTCATTTTGCCTGGAATGAAATGACAATATCAGTAATCCACAATCACATTGAGTAAAGGAAGAGGACATAATTAGAGAGGCAAACACACATCGAACTATGTGGGAGGAAAAATAACCCAATGCTTTCATCAGTAGGTCCTGAAGATATCCATGTCTCTGGCCAGGCTTGCAACCGAGAGAGTGTCCTTACTTCAACTACTTGCTGCAACAATCCTGACAATTCATGAACTCTCTGGCACGCTTTGTTTGACAAGTGCGCATCCAACTTAAGAAACACTTCATTGTCTATCTTAAAGACTCCACTGTTCAAATTAAAAAAGAACGCATCACATTTTTATACAAAAAAGAAGAATATCACTTTTTTCAAACAAACAAATATTACTATGATTCAGAGAAGAAAAATATTGTACAATTCATCACATGTTATACAAGAATATTACTTTGGTTCAGAGAAGAAAAAGATCATCTAACATACCTCCAAACAGGCTCATCAAGGGGTTGCAAACAAATATGATATTGTTGATCGGTACATTCTGAATCAGATAGTCTGGATTGGTGAGAATGGTCGGTTGCAACTGGAGTTAGTGACGCCATCTTTGCACTGTCATTTGAAGACCACTTTGAAGCATTGTTCAGAGCATACTCAGCACCTTCGATAtcctcttcatcttcattttCAACTATGTATCTTCTCCTCCGCTTCATTGGCCTACCATTTATGAGATTTTGGTCATTTATGTCTCCAGTTTGTACAGCCTCTTCCACATAATATTCAGTGTTTATCCGATGCTTCACCATTGGTTCATTACACTTAAGAGGTTGATGATTGACATTTTCCTGCTGGACATCATCAGCCTTCTCTTCTTGTTCTTCATCTTCATCGTCATCAGTTAGAATGAGACGTCTACGCTTTTTTGGGCTGTCCTTTCTCAAGTTTTGAACAGTATTAGAAATTTCAACTTCTGTACCACTAGCCTCATGAGCGAATTTAGCTTTTGAAGAGATCTCTAAGGATGAAGTTGAATACACTTGATCTGTTGTTAGTGATTGTGGAGTTTGCATTGATTTGCAGGCTAACCCTTCCAATGGTTTCAACACATGAGATTGACCAGTGTCTCCTAATGTATAACCCATGGCATTCACAGTTACAGGGGTAGGCTGCTTAACACCTTTCGATGACGAAGCTGAGCCAACCTGTCCTATTGAGAGGTTCAACTGCTCTGTACAATTCGAAGAACGTTTAGACCTTATACCTCTTCTATTGATGCCTTTGCCTCTCATATTTGACTTGTTCCTAATGCAGTTCTTTCGCGCAGACTTTGCCCTAGAAGAATGTTTTTTCTTTAGATTTTCACCTACAACCGTAGACTTCCTTTTTTGTTGTCCCCATGTCCGTACAACCGTAGCTGACTCCAGTCTCTTGGTAATTGGCTGCTGTGATGTAGAGTCAAATCGAGCATGATTTGATGGCCTTTCACTTGACACCTTCTCTAGAGACATGCTGTGAGAACCTTCATTATGCCATTGTTTGCATTCATCGCAAAACCAGTCTTCTAAAGTTGCATCAAAGAGAACTTTGTCCAAACAGTACCTGCACCAATGATGAAATCATGAAAAGGATGGCCTATCTTTTAGATTCAGAAAAGAAAGCTAAACATGTAGTACTAACATAATTAAACTGCAGAAGTAGCGCATTTAATGTGATCTATGATAAAAACTTTCAAAAGAGAACAAATCTCtctacttagggcctgtttggcatggctccactcCAGAACTCCAGCAACTCCAGCAAAAATTCCAGCCAAACACCCCAGCTCCAAAACTCCTTGGAGCTGCCAACTCCATGGAGCTGTAGTGCAAATGGaggtggagttttggagcacctcttttgcaACTCCAACTCCACCCAGAGCTAGCTCCATCAGACAGTTCCAACTCCACCTAGAACTAGCTCCACCTGGAGTTCtggagtggagcagctccacccagagttggagtcatgccaaacagggccttaatgtAATGACACCCAGTTCTCCTGCGTAGTTCGAggaaaaagaaagaacaaatcTATTGTTGTCTATGTCCATTAACAAGGCAAACATAAATATTGGATTCAACAAAATATATTCAAAGGTACAGATAAGGCTTTTTATATATCATGTGGCAAGCACACTTCAGAAAACAGAGATACCAGGTAATTATTTGTTCCTATTATTGCAAAGTTAACAATTAGGTATCCTTAGGATGAAAAGGCACATACTGGTGTGTATGACCTCCCTTGCAGTCACTGCAACATAACAGGAGACGTTCATAACCAATAGCTCCACACACTTCACACACAGCTTTCTGCAGAAA
The sequence above is drawn from the Miscanthus floridulus cultivar M001 chromosome 15, ASM1932011v1, whole genome shotgun sequence genome and encodes:
- the LOC136508756 gene encoding ASI1-immunoprecipitated protein 2-like, yielding MKAVCEVCGAIGYERLLLCCSDCKGGHTHQYCLDKVLFDATLEDWFCDECKQWHNEGSHSMSLEKVSSERPSNHARFDSTSQQPITKRLESATVVRTWGQQKRKSTVVGENLKKKHSSRAKSARKNCIRNKSNMRGKGINRRGIRSKRSSNCTEQLNLSIGQVGSASSSKGVKQPTPVTVNAMGYTLGDTGQSHVLKPLEGLACKSMQTPQSLTTDQVYSTSSLEISSKAKFAHEASGTEVEISNTVQNLRKDSPKKRRRLILTDDDEDEEQEEKADDVQQENVNHQPLKCNEPMVKHRINTEYYVEEAVQTGDINDQNLINGRPMKRRRRYIVENEDEEDIEGAEYALNNASKWSSNDSAKMASLTPVATDHSHQSRLSDSECTDQQYHICLQPLDEPVWSGVFKIDNEVFLKLDAHLSNKACQRVHELSGLLQQVVEVRTLSRLQAWPETWISSGPTDESIGLFFLPHSSMQNEDLTRLNRIIKSDDALQVTAGIAELLIFPSVLLPEQYHFFQGKHYLWGVFRQRKDILDNGVHAEEQDGSVHATGEGQHQEHNLLDQQDEALYEVSGKETFAVKHVVDAEDQLQVKGHPEVQNDTMKVATSEGITPLSSSWSPAKLDSSKAGSNSSVQPRTDCKLHAPGDAEQQEDFTSSPQWNASSTKQSSAAIPAEHCIKQAHPDSEPSTTKLFGFITVRTPRSQQLIQEMVSEGAVLFPVPEQIATTDSVTGSSTGVVSSALNPDAKHESPQAFDFVSMAMGHSDPAADSEACLELFPVHQEQIGWAPRAEVSGEVDLNLSLGKRPPAPSSPQLL